Genomic window (Lampris incognitus isolate fLamInc1 chromosome 3, fLamInc1.hap2, whole genome shotgun sequence):
cccacatttgtttctaagtttgtgtttttgtctgatggctgggagagctggccctggGTCAgatggaagagcttggtctgctgtgtcctgtgggctcaggcaccccggagctgtgcccgaagaggaaacactgagggcagtctgacaggatgcggaagtggggcaggctaagctaactgctagcccatgcagaccggcagttctgataacaccaagggcagtctggcggtggcctcacctagtgttgacttttattggtgtcgttgtgtggagtgcgggtaggtgtgtcgggggtgtctggctgggagagctgtttCCGTTGGGCTCAGGGACTgcagccctgccggagctgcacccaaggggggggacaccgagggcggtctggtgggacgtggaggcggggcaggctgggCAAGCTGCTAACCCATGCCGACtcgcagttctgacagtcatcctggctagcatttgttctcttggacaatgatttttttttttggttagttggttacatgtgtttagtttggatatgtttcgtttggatatatgtgttcttagtttggatatatgtgttcttagtttggatatatgtgttctagtttgaatatatgtgttcttgtagtttttggatatgtgtttttatctgtgttgcactgctgtgggctgggggaaacaatatttcatttaatttcatgtacacaagtacatgaagttaAATGATAGTGTTCCTAAAAAATAGATAAATGGATGTATGCATTAAACCAGGGGTAGTCAGTTGTTCTGGCATCATTGGGCAAAAAATCCATAAAAAAaactttcagcatattgtaattcaagtagtctgagagaaaactagacttctgcaactcttcttggctctgtattcaggctttggAAAATCTAGGTCGAAgtggaagattttagccaatcatgggtcatttcagagagagggtgTTCCTATTGGCTATTCTACAAACGCAGATGTGCATGTACGTGATCAATTCGCATCTGTCCTCCTGCCTCACTGGTCACTTGTGATTGTAACCCTAACACTAAAAATCAATAAGACCACCTTAAAAcatctgcttcacatgaacaatattagtgtaatgaAGAGATTCACTAAAAAAAATGTATAGATTAACAATACAGATTTCATTAGTCTTGCtaacatttcctggttgtacatgAGTGTAAGGGCCTGAAGAGTGATGTTGAGGTCATTTGGAGAGAGGAGCTTGGTGGAATGATacaaggcagcagagagagagtgagagggaaggATTTGTTTTGGAATGTTAAATGTTACCTACTGCTGTTTTAAGGGGCCATCATATGAAATTCAAGGATGTTTTGCTAAGTCAAGCTGTCAAGCAATACAGGTATTGTTTTCAACTCATGTTTATTCTAGAGTGACTTGCTGGTTATTTGGTAGGAAATATTTTCTAGGGGATGGTACTCACACAGTACAATATACACAATTACTACACTGGTTAAAATTAGCGAAGAATCATCAAATACATTCCATAATGGAGAACTCTATTCCCTTTCTTCTCAGTTCTCCCTTCAAGGTTAAATTCTGGACTCCGACATGCTGGTTtaggtatttatttatttatcaacgGATGGCTTGTGCCAGTTTTAGAAACTGTTGTTTTAAACTGTTTTCCACTCTTTTCTTTTAAATGCATCAAAATGGGGGTCATTAGCAATCAGTAGGATAGGCTTTTGAATTCATAAGCATTCCCTAATCTCTTGACACTTTGCTATTACTGTCCTTTGCACTTGACCATTACAACAATGTATTTAATGTATAACTTCTTTATTCGGTAAATATAGTGTTTAGAAATAGGATCAAGAAACAATTTCAGCATCTTTATAGGCAGAACTGAATAATCTTGTTCAAGAAAGCTTTGACTGATCTGACTGTGTGGGTGATTACATCTCCCTATCCTTTAGGCCATGTGCACCAGGGTGGTGCTTGACCACCATGCTCCTTATTGAAGTAAAAGTATTTAGCAGTCTATTTCATCGATGGTATCCACTTAAAGAGTAGTTATAAATTTAAATAAGGTAACACCAGGAACATAGGAAATATCTATAGAAAAGGGCCCAAAAAAAGGGTAGTTTGACACTCACATAACATCTTGGTGACCTGCCGGCGCCGGGCTTTCTGCTGCTGTGTACGGAGGTTACAGAAGCTGCCTTGTTCAAAGCCTGACTTGGCCTCAATCGCTTGCAGCATCTTCTCTCGTTTCAGCTGCAGGCCAATGAGCATGTAGAGAATGCTGATGGTGAGCAtgggcaaaacaaaaaacagcaatgTGGTCACCTGGATCGTCAGATTGTATATCCAACGTGGTTTCACCAGCATACAGATGGCAGAATCAGGAATCCCTGCATCTGGGTTTCCATTACCACCTGCATCTGGGTTTCCATTACCACCAAGGCCAAAAGTGCGACTGGGCAGGGTGGAAATGCCATGTAGACTTGTGTTGGGCACAGCACACAGCACTGATAGACCCCAGACAGTCAGGATGACACGCTTGGCATGGGTGCGGGTCACCACGTACTTGGCACGCAGCGGGTGCACCACAGCGATGTAACGCTCCACACTCAGTGCTGTCACATTGAGGATGGAAGCGAAGCACACTGTCTCGAACAAGAAGGTTTTGAAATAGCAGCCACCCTTTCCAAGGAGGAAGGGGTAGTTCTGCCACATCTCATACAGCTCCAGGGGCATTCCCAGCAACAATACCAGCAGGTCTGACACTGCCAGGCTGAACAAATAGTAGTTGGTCGGGGTCCACATTACTTTGTTCCGCGAAATGACGGTGCATGTCAGAACATTCCCCATGGCGCCCACCAAGAAGATGAGGAGGTAGGTGAGGCAGACAGGGAGGAACACTGAGGAGCGACGAGGCCCCAGATATTTCTCCAGATATTCTTCCTCAGTTAGACAAGCATCTACCATTTCAATGCTGCTGCCATTGACACCAGAGGTCAGGTTACCACAGTTAAGCTCTAGAAGGCAGCCCCAatcacctctgtcagcagggagTTCCAAAGAGCAGTTGTGACTTGACACCATGATGATCCTgaaaaagcaagaaaaaaagaagtgttaTCATAAAATATTGAGATGATTTATGGTAATTTGCATAACATTTGATGACAAAATTTCCAATAATCAATAatcttacagtgtgtgtgtgtgtgtgtgtgtgtgtatatatatatatacacacacacacacacatatatatatatatatatatatatatacactgctcaaaaaaataaagggaacacataagcaatgcaatgtagctccaagtcaatcacacttttgagatatcaacctgtccagttaggaagcaacactgatttgtgaatcaatttcacctgttggtaaattgtctaatttccaccaggtggaaattagacaacttGCAAGACAAcgcctataaaaggaatggatttgcaggtggtggccacagaccatttgcctgtcctcatcttttctggccgatctttggttagtttttcattttgctagtgccctcaccactagaggtggcatgaggcggtatctgcaacctacagaagttgctcaggtagtgcagctcatccaggatggcacatcaatgcgtgctgtggcaagaagatttgatgtgtctcccagcacagtgtccagagcatggaggaggtaccaggagacaggccagtacaccaggagacgtggagggggccgcaggaggacaacaaccccgcagcaggaccgctatctggtcctttgtgcaaggaggaacaggaggagcactgccggagccctacaaaacgaccttcaacaggccactaatgtgcaggtttctgctcaaacagtgagaaacagaatgcatgaggatggtatgagggcccgacgtccacaattggggcctgtgctcacttcccaacaccgtgcagcccgattgacctttgccagagaacatcttggttggcagattcgccattggcgccctgtgctcttcacagatgagagcaggttcacactgaacacatgtgacagacgtgacagagtctggagacgctgtggagaacgttctgttgcctgcaacatcctccagcatgaccggtttggcggtgggtcagtgatggtctggggaggcatatccttggagggtcgcacagacctctacgtgctagcctgaggtaccatgactgccattaggtaccgggatgagatcctcagacccattgtcagaccatatgctggtgcagtgggccctgggttcctgctcatgcatgacaatgctcgtcctcatgtggccagagtgtgtcagcagttcctgtatgttgagggcattgatgctatggactggcctgcacgttccccagacctgaatccaatcgagcacctctgggacatcatgtctcgtaccatccgccaacgcgatgtcgcaccacagactgtccaggagttgaccgatgccctgatccaggtctgggaggagatccctcaggagaccatccgtcgtctcatcaggagcatgcccagacgttgtagggagtgcatacaggcacgtggaggccacacacactactgagcctcattttgaatcgtcttgaagaatttccacagaagttggatcagcctatgttctcattttccactttgattttgagtatgattctgaatccagaccttaatgggctaatgattttgatttccattgatcattcttaggttattttgctctaaacacattcctctgtctaataaataaagattttcagctgaaatatttcattcatcgaggtctatattgtgtttttaggtgttgcctttatttttttgagcagtgtatatatatatatatatatatacactaccgttcaaaagtttgggatcacccaaacaattttgtgttttccatgaaaagtcacacttattcaccaccatatgttgtgaaatgaatagaaaatagagtcaagacattgacaaggttagaaataatgatttgtatttgaaataagattttttttacatcaaactttgctttcgtcaaagaatcctccatttgcagcaattacagcattgcagacctttggcattctagctgttaatttgttgaggtaatctggagaaattgcaccccacgcttccagaagcagctcccacaagttggattggttggatgggcacttctttgagcagattgagtttctggagcatcacatttgtggggtcaattaaacgctcaaaatggccagaaaaagagaactttcatctgaaactcgacagcctattcttgttcttagaaatgaaggctattccatgcgagaaattgctaagaaattgaagatttcctacaccggtgtgtactactcccttcagaggacagcacaaacaggctctaacaggtactatttaatgaagatgccagttggggacctgtgaggcgtctgtttctcaaactagagactctaatgtacttatcttcttgctcagttgtgcaacgcggcctcccacttctttttctactctggttagagcctgtttgtgctgtcctctgaagggagtagtacacaccggtgtaggaaatcttcaatttcttagcaatttctcgcatggaatagccttcatttctaagaacaagaatagactgtcgagtttcagatgaaagttctctttttctggccattttgagtgtttaattgaccccacaaatgtgatgctccagaaactcaatctgctcaaagaagtgcccatccaaccaatccaacttgtgggagctgcttctggaagcgtggggtgcaatttctccagattacctcaacaaattaacagctagaatgccaaaggtctgcaatgctgtaattgctgcaaatggaggattctttgacgaaagcaaagtttgatgtaaaaaaaatcttatttcaaatacaaatcattatttctaaccttgtcaatgtcttgactctattttctattcatttcacaacatatggtggtgaataagtgtgacttttcatggaaaacacaaaattgtttgggtgatcccaaacttttgaacggtagtgtatatatatatatatatatatatatatataacggatacaggaaaaaaaaggttttaatgcaCTGcattgcattaaaactttttttttcttttcctgtatccgtgttgatattccgctcctcattagttgagcacttaccacaccattgacggtttcggtaaaaaacgctatatatatatatatatatatatatatatatatatatatatatatatatatatatatgtgtgtgtgtgtgtgacgttactttattagaaagtgagaagagtacttttattttgaagtttatttgctccctctagccttcctcacgcGACTTTAATTCGGGAAATAGTTTGCTCCCTGGTAGTCAcggtaacagtacagtccagctttccatgcagagtttcatatgtttgcgcagctcctgtgtttattgcttctatctacgtttgtgccttggagagcatcgtctgtaagttcagttgtgacattatttaagtgattgatgatgtctgttataagaacttcgttgtattcatgttaatgtagccgggtggtaaatctgttaaatatgttaaatgattttccacttaaatgtagtatagtttaactgttaatatatgtaattgttacactgtcaagccatgtaaaatgtcatttgatgtatttaaattgtgaggcagattgtgagtgtatttttatagttttggttgtcattgcatgttttgaccagtaagtggcagtggcggacttttattgtaactccgtgcaagttatccaagtgcatcttgggtattctttctttttttttcttgtgtggagcgcctgaagattgcggtgtgacagtgctctgactccgtagtaagtaagggtaaatatcttgtgaaatatacctgtaacattattccaaacaatattatatgtcggtaatttgacaagatggtttgatttagacgctactggagttgatgttcggtgattttgggcgcgagccgtcgaccgctgttcgccattgcaggcatgacaaggtaatgttggcgtgaataaagccacaccatgccatgg
Coding sequences:
- the nmur1a gene encoding neuromedin-U receptor 1 produces the protein MSMVLMELVQDLTLKQLRQHQLEDLLSSIRPLDTVVEYTYLHHMIPLLKQSQNSLGESAPFLCTWATFLLPVLQDGTYGRISLLQGMIIMVSSHNCSLELPADRGDWGCLLELNCGNLTSGVNGSSIEMVDACLTEEEYLEKYLGPRRSSVFLPVCLTYLLIFLVGAMGNVLTCTVISRNKVMWTPTNYYLFSLAVSDLLVLLLGMPLELYEMWQNYPFLLGKGGCYFKTFLFETVCFASILNVTALSVERYIAVVHPLRAKYVVTRTHAKRVILTVWGLSVLCAVPNTSLHGISTLPSRTFGLGGNGNPDAGGNGNPDAGIPDSAICMLVKPRWIYNLTIQVTTLLFFVLPMLTISILYMLIGLQLKREKMLQAIEAKSGFEQGSFCNLRTQQQKARRRQVTKMLFVLVVVFGICWAPFHTDRLMWSFISDWTEEHLETFQYVHIISGVFFYLSSAVNPILYNLMSTRFREMFKDVMCHRPRRPAPRKHSLSVTRVTLRSTLSDTLPSNSAAAGEGEVKGGSLIREKEDKTTFACQ